Proteins encoded within one genomic window of Triticum aestivum cultivar Chinese Spring chromosome 2D, IWGSC CS RefSeq v2.1, whole genome shotgun sequence:
- the LOC123050124 gene encoding uncharacterized protein isoform X1, whose product MPARDAALVLVKVVLPPVPVPGQAEAAAASSRRTRRRRMRRRTWTLDGRPPRPLFFIDAKDDPASHQASKTKCTMLQIEHAIGWIHQGLLGIEGAGRGRLPACPTTRFHSTDWFVVGHDGGGERFSRWPADGFVRARPLLFINTKSDHNQHSSTGTLLIPTKSVVLLTWECVVRTSRSKLGCTTSFQNLE is encoded by the exons ATGCCCGCCCGGGATGCGGCTCTTGTGCTCGTCAAGGTCGTCCTTCCTCCGGTCCCTGTCCCAGGACaagcagaagcagcagcagcgtcaag TCGCAGGACCCGACGgcggcggatgaggaggaggacatggaccCTTGATGGTCGCCCCCCACGACCTCTTTTCTTCATCGACGCCAAGGACGACCCAGCCAGCCATCAAGCAAGCAAAACAAAG TGCACTATGCTGCAGATCGAGCACGCCATCGGATGGATCCATCAAGGGCTTCTTGGAATTGAAGGTGCCGGGAGAGGAAGGCTGCCTGCTTGCCCGACGACGCGCTTCCACTCCACTGATTGGTTCGTCGTAGGACATGATGGAGGAGGAGAAAGATTCTCCCGCTGGCCTGCTGATGGGTTCGTCCGAGCAAGACCTCTTCTCTTCATCAACACCAAGAGCGACCACAACCAACACTCAAGCACAGGTACCCTCCTCATCCCCACCAAATCTGTTGTCTTGTTAACCTGGGAGTGTGTGGTGCGCACATCGCGTTCGAAATTAGGATGTACAACTAGTTTCCAAAACCTGGAGTAG
- the LOC123050124 gene encoding uncharacterized protein isoform X2 has product MPARDAALVLVKVVLPPVPVPGQAEAAAASSRRTRRRRMRRRTWTLDGRPPRPLFFIDAKDDPASHQASKTKCTMLQIEHAIGWIHQGLLGIEGAGRGRLPACPTTRFHSTDWFVVGHDGGGERFSRWPADGFVRARPLLFINTKSDHNQHSSTGG; this is encoded by the exons ATGCCCGCCCGGGATGCGGCTCTTGTGCTCGTCAAGGTCGTCCTTCCTCCGGTCCCTGTCCCAGGACaagcagaagcagcagcagcgtcaag TCGCAGGACCCGACGgcggcggatgaggaggaggacatggaccCTTGATGGTCGCCCCCCACGACCTCTTTTCTTCATCGACGCCAAGGACGACCCAGCCAGCCATCAAGCAAGCAAAACAAAG TGCACTATGCTGCAGATCGAGCACGCCATCGGATGGATCCATCAAGGGCTTCTTGGAATTGAAGGTGCCGGGAGAGGAAGGCTGCCTGCTTGCCCGACGACGCGCTTCCACTCCACTGATTGGTTCGTCGTAGGACATGATGGAGGAGGAGAAAGATTCTCCCGCTGGCCTGCTGATGGGTTCGTCCGAGCAAGACCTCTTCTCTTCATCAACACCAAGAGCGACCACAACCAACACTCAAGCACAG GAGGGTGA